A region of the Mesoterricola sediminis genome:
ATCGCCGACCAGGTCTACGGCACCCTCACCCTGGACGGTCCCGAACGGCCCCTCCTGCGGGCCCACCCGGAGCTGGCGGACCGCACCCTCGTCGTGGAGAGCTTCTCCAAGCGCTTCGCCATGACCGGGTACCGCCTGGGCTGCGCCGCGGGCCCCCGCGCCCTGGTGCGGGCCATGACGGCCCTGGCCTCCACCAGCGTCACCCACGCCTCCATGCTCGCCCAGCATGCGGGCATCGCCGCCCTGGCGCTGGACGGGACCTGGGAGGCCGCCGTGCGCGACGGCCTCCGCCTCCGCCGCGACCGCTTCCAGGCGGGCCTGGCGGCCCTGCCCGGCCTCACCTGCCAGCGGCCGGAGGGCGCCCTCTACCTCTTTCCCGGGGTCGGCGCCTGGATGGCCGACCATGGGGTGGCCACGGACGGAGAGCTGGCCGATCGTCTGCGGGACGCCGCCGGCGTGAAGGTCCTGCCCGGCACCCCCTTCGGAGCCCCCGGCCACCTGCGGATCTCCCTGGCGGCCCCCCTCCCGGACCTGGACCGGGCCCTGGCCCGCCTCACGGACTTCTTCAGGAATGCGCCCGCCGGCTGAACCCGGCGCCCCTTCGCGTCATCGAAGCTCCGCGGAGGTGGAGCATGGAGGACCGCGACGGGCAGAGCGTCTCCCTGTGGATGGAGGGGCCGGCCCCGGCCCCGCCCGTCCTGGCGGCGGACCTGGACACGGATGTGTGCGTGATCGGCGCCGGGATCGCCGGCCTGACGACGGCCTACCAGCTGGGCCGCGCGGGCCGGGCGGTCACGGTCCTGGACGAGGGCCTCCCCGGCCGGCGCCAGACCTGGCGCACGACGGCCCACCTCGCCAGCGCCGTGGACGATCGTTTCGTGGAGCTCGAGCGGCTCCACGGCGCCGAGGGGGCCCGCCTCGCGGCGGACAGCCACGCCTCCGCCATCGACCACATCGGCCGGATCGTGGTCCAGGAGCGCATCCCCTGCGGGTTCAGGCGGCTCCCCGGCTACCTGTTCCTGGCGCCCGGGGGCCCGCCGGACCTCCTGGACCAGGAACTGGTGGCGGCCCGGCGCGCCGGGCTGGAGGTGGACAAGGTGCCCCGCCTCCCCATGGCCGGCTTCGACCCGGGCGCCTGCCTCCGCTTCGCCCGCCAGGGCCAGCTGGACCCCGTCGCCTACATGGCCGGCCTCGCCGCCGGCATCCTCCGGGATGGCGGCCACCTCTGGTCCGGCGCCCACGTCATCGCGGTGGAGGGGGGCGACCCCGCCCGGGTGCGCACGGCCACCGGCCCCACGGTGACGGCCCGGGCCGTCGTGGTGGCCACCAACACCCCCATCAACGACCGGTACGCCATCCACACCAAGCAGGCCCCCTACCGCACCTACGCCATCAGCGCCCGGATCCCCCCCGGCGCCCTGGAGGCCGCCCTGTACTGGGACACGGGGGACCCGTACCACTACGTTCGCCTGCGAGGCGACGGCACCGGCGAGGATGTGCTCATCGTGGGCGGGGAGGATCACAAGACGGGCCAGCAGGGCGACGGGACCGGCCCCTACGACCGCCTGGAGGCCTGGGCCCGGGTGCGTTTCCCCACCCTCGGCCCCGTGGACCACCGCTGGTCCGGCCAGGTGCTGGAGCCCGTGGACGGCCTGGCGTACATCGGCCGCAACCCCCTGGACGCCCCCAACGTGTACATCGCCACGGGGGATTCCGGCATGGGGATGACCCACGGCACCATCGCCGGCCTCCTCATCACCGACCTCATCGTGGGCCTGCCCAACCCCTGGGCCCCCCTGTACGATCCCGCCCGCAAGACCCTGCGGGCGGCCTCCGTCTTCACCCGGGAGAACGCCAACGCGGCCCTCCAGTTCGCGGCCTGGGTCACCCCGGGGGAGGTGCCCGGCGAGGAGGTCATCCCCCCCGGCGAGGGCGCCGTCGTCCGCCGGGGCCTGTCCAAGGTGGCCGTGTACCGGGACCCGGAGGGAAGCGCCCATGCATGCTCAGCCGTCTGCCCCCACCTGGGGGGGATCGTCGCCTGGAATCCGGGCGAGCACACCTGGGACTGCCCCTGCCACGGGTCCCGCTTCAGCGCCCTGGGCGAGGTTCTCAACGGCCCCGCCCTCTCGGGCCTGGCCCCCGCCCCGCTCCGGTAGAATGGGGGGATGGCCTGTCGTCCCTGGTTCCTTCTCTTCCTTGCCGTCACCGCCTGGGGCCAGGACCCCATCGCCCGGTTCCCCCAGCTGCCGCCCGGCACCGCCTCCATCACGGTGATGGACCGCCAGGGGCGGTTCGTGGGGCGGATCCAGCCCAGCCGGCGAACGTGGGTCACCCTGGACCGCATCCCCGCCTTCCTGCGCCAGGCCCTCCTGGCCGTGGAGGACGCCCGGTTCTACGAGCACGGCGGCATCGACCTGAAGGGCATCGCCCGCGCCCTGGTGCGGGACGTCACCCACGGGCGCATGGCCGAGGGCGGCTCCACCATCACCCAGCAGCTCATCAAGAACCGCTTCCTCTCCAACGAGCGGACCCTGGACCGCAAGCTCCAGGAAGCGCGCATGGCCATGGACTTCGAGAAGAAGTACTCCAAGGACCAGATCCTGGAGATGTACTTCAACGAGATCTACTTCGGGAACGGCGCCTGGGGCCTCGCCCAGGCGGCCCGCCTCTACTTCGACAAGAACCCCGAGGCCCTCACGGAGGCGGAGTGCCTCCTCCTGGCCGGCGTCCCCAAGAACCCCGGCCGCTACAACCCCCTGGGGAAGCCCGCGGACGTGGCCCTGCGCCGGGACGTGGTCCTGAAGCGCCTGGAGGAGCTGGGCTACGTCTCCGCCGCCCGGAAGCAGGACTTCTGGCGGCATCCGGCCGCCGTGCAGCCCCTGCCCCAGGCGCCCTCGTACCTGGCCCAGGTGCGCGCCCAGTTGGCGACCGAGCTGGGGGAGGACGCCGTCGAACGGGGAGGCCTGGAGGTCTTCGCGGCCCTGGACCTGGAACTTCAGAAGGCGGCGGAACGAACGCTCCGGGAGGGGGTGAAGCGCCTTTCCCCCGACCTCCAGGGCGCCCTGGTGGCCCTGGATCCCCTCACGGGGGACGTCCTCGCCGCGGTGGGGGACGCCGAGGGCCAGGCCCGGTCCCTCAACCGGGCCTTCACCTCCCGGCGCCAGCCCGGCTCCGCCATCAAGCCCCTGCTCTACGCCACCGCCGTGGACCAGGGCCTCACCGCGACCAGCCGCTGGAACGACGACCCCGTCGCCTATCCGGGCGCCGGGGGCCGCCCCTGGAAGCCCCGGAACTTCGCCGGCGAGCACCTGGAGGACCCCACCCTCGCCGAGGCCCTCGCCCACTCCAGCAACGTCGTGGCCGTGAAGGTCCTGGACCGGGTGGGCCTCCCCGCCTTCGTGGAAGCGGCCGGACGAATGGGCCTGCCCCTCCGGGCCGCCAACGGGCTGTCCCTGGCCCTGGGCACCAGCGAGGTGACCCTCAAGGACCTGGTGCAGGCCTACACGCCCCTGGCCAACCCCGGCAACCTGGCCCAGGCCCGCACGATCCTCCGCACCCATGACCTGCGGACCGGGGCCTGGGTGGAGCACGCGCCCTCGGTCCAGGCGGTGTTCAACCCGGCCGCCTGCTTTGTCACCGCCTGGATGATGCAGGACGTCCTCCTGCACGGCACCGCCAAGGCCCTGCGCACCTTCGCCCAGGAACACCCCTGCGCCGGCAAGACCGGCACCACCGAGGACCAGCAGGACGCCTGGTTCGTGGGCTTCACCCCCCACCTGGCCGCCGGCGTGTGGGTGGGCTTCGACCGGCCCCGCCCGGGTGGCCGGGGCTTCACCGGCGGCGCCGTGGCGGCCCCCATCTGGGAGCGCTTCATGAGGAAGGCCGTGGGCCACGCCGAGCCCGAGCCCTTCCAGGCCCCTGAAGGGGCCGTCCAGGTGACCGTGGATCCCGCCAGCGGCCAGGTGGCCACCGACGCCTGCCCCGCCACCGCCGAGGCCTGGTTCGTGGCCGGCACCGAGCCCCAGACCCCCTGCCCCCTCCATGCCCCCCAGGCGCCCGAGACCCAGCCCGTTCCCTGATCAGCCCCGGGGCCGACGCGCCTCCGCGTCCGTCCTTCCCGCCGGTGGATGCGGCGGCCAGGACGGACGCGGAGGGTGGACCCCGGTCAGCGCTTGACGGCGTCGGCCAGGAGGCCGGCCTTGTCCGTCTTTTCCCAGGGGAAGTCGCCGATGCGGCCGAAGTGGCCGTACGACGCCGTCTGGCGGTAGATGGGGCGCAGGAGGTCCAGCGACCGGATGATGCCCTTGGGGCTCAGGTCGAAGTGCTCGGCGACGAGCCGCTCGAGGACCGCGTCGTCCACCTTGCCGGTGCCGAAGGTGGTGACCATGACGCTCACGGGGCGGGCCACGCCGATGGCGTAGGCCACCTGGATCTCACAGCGGGAGGCGAGGCCGGCGGCCACGATGTTCTTGGCCACATAGCGGGCGGCATAAGCAGCCGAACGATCGACCTTGGAGGGGTCCTTGCCCGAGAAGGCGCCGCCCCCGTGGGGGGCCATGCCGCCGTAGGTGTCCACGATGATCTTCCGGCCCGTGAGGCCGCAGTCACCCTGGGGGCCGCCGATGACGAAGCGCCCGGTGGGATTCACCAGGTACTCGGTGTCCTTGAGCCACTCCGCCGGCATGACGGGCTTGATGATCTCCTCGATGACGGCCTCGCGGATCACCGCGTGCTCCAGTTCCGGAGCGTGCTGGGTGGAGAGGACGATGCTGCGGGCAGAAACGGGCCGGCCGTCCACGTAGCGGAGGGTCACCTGGCTCTTGGCGTCGGGACGGAGCCAAGGCAGGCGGCCGGACTTGCGCAGGGCGGCCTGGCGCTCCATGAGCCGGTGGGCGTAGTGGATGGCGGCGGGCATGAGGACGTCGGTCTCGTCGCAGGCGTAGCCGAACATGAGGCCCTGGTCGCCGGCGCCCTGCTCCTTGTCCAGGCCCTGGCCCTCGGAGACGCCCTGGCTGATGTCCTGGCTCTGCTTGTCGTAGCAGACCATCACGGCGCAGCCGCGGTAGTCGATGCCGTAGTCGGTGTTGTCGTAGCCGATGTCGCGGATGACGTTGCGCGCCACCTGGATGTAGTCGACGACGGCGTCGGTGGTGATCTCCCCAGCCATCACGACGAGGCCGGTGTTGCAGAGGGTCTCCGCCGCCACCCGGGAGCGGGGGTCCTGGGCCAGGACGGCGTCCAGCACCGCGTCGGAGATCTGGTCGGACACCTTGTCGGGATGCCCTTCCGACACCGACTCCGAGGTGAAGAGGAATTCATGGGACATTGCGTTTCTCCAGGGTTTCAGGTTGAGGTTCCTGCGCATGGGTCCGTGAGGTCCAGGGCACCGCAGCATCCTGCTCGGTTGCCGACCCCCCAGGGGGGGCACTCTACATGCGACTGCAATTTTCAAGCCCAGGCGGGGCCTTGTCAATGACGCCGGTGCCGGCGGCGGCCTGGAACACCCAGGCCAGGAGGACCACAAGCAGGCAGCCGATGACGTTGTACCAAAGGAACGAGATGGGGGTCAGGAAAAAGCAGGCCAGCACCGCCGCCTCGGCCACCAGTGCCGCCCAGAAGGCCGAGCCGCCACGGACCCGTTTCAGGTAGAAGGCGACGATGAAGATGCCGAGGATCGTGCCGTAGAAGAGGGAGCCCAGGAGGTTGACGGCCTCCACGAGGGACCCGAGGCGGCTGGCGTACTCGGCGAAGGCCACCGCGAAGATCCCCCAGCCCAGGGTGGCGAGGCGGGTGACGCGCACCTCCGAGGCGGGGCCGGCGCCCTTGCGGAAGCGGCGCCACAGGTCCACGAGCGTGGTGGCCCCCAGGGCGTTGATCTCCGCGGACATGCTGGACATGGAGGCGGAGAACTCGGCGGCGAGCACCAGGCCCACGACCCCCGCGGGCAGGGCGTGGAGGACGTACCAGAGGAAGATGTAGTTCACGTCGCTGGGATTGGTGCCGGGGGCCGCCTTGCGGAGCACCTCGACGCCGGCCTTGCGCACCTCCACGGCCCGGGCGTCGGCGCGGACGAGGGCCTCCCGCTCCGGCGCCGCGTCGCCCCGGCGGCGGGCCTCGGCGAAGGCCCGGGCGGCTGCCGCACGCTCGCCCGCGACCGTTTCCCACCGGGCTTCGATCTTCCGCCATTCGGAGGCCTGGGGTCCCGCCAGGGCCGCCTTCACGGGGGCGGGGTTGAAGAACACCGGCGGCGGGCTGAACTGGTGCGCCGCGAAGACGAGGACCCCCAGCAGGAGGATGAGGAACTGCATGGGCACCTTCAGGAGGCCGTTGGCCAGCAGGCCCATGCGGCTCTGGGAGACGGAGCTGCCCGAGAGGTACCGCTGCACCTGGCTCTGGTCGGTGCCGAAGTAGGAGAGGGAGAGGAAGAACCCCCCGATGAGGCCGGACCAGAGGTTGTAGCGGTTGGTGACGTCGAAGGAGGTGTCGATGGCGTTGAGGCGGCCCAGGCCCCCGGCCACGTGCAGGGCGTCCGCGAACCCGACGCCCGCGGGGAGCCTCCGCGCCACCAGGGCTCCGGCGGCCACCATGCCGCAGGTGATGATCAGCATCTGCCAGCTCTGGGCCCAGCTCACCGCGCGGGTGCCGCCGGTGACCGTGTAGATGAGCACAAGGGTGCCCACCAGGGCCAGGTTCACCCGGATGTCCCAGCCCAGCAGGACGGAGAGCACGAGGGCCGGGGCGTAGATCGTGAGCCCCACCGCGAGCCCGCGCTGCAGGAGGAAGAGCCCGGCCGCGAGGGTGCGGGTCTTGGCGTCGAAGCGCGCTTCCAGGAACTCGTAGGCGGTGAACACCTTGAGCTTGTGGAACAGGGGCACCAGGGTGGCGGAGAGGACCACCATGGCCAGGGGCAGGCCCAGGTAGAACTGGACGAAGCGCATCCCGTCCACGTAGGCCTGGCCCGGAGTGGAGAGGAAGGTGATGGCCGAGGCCTGCGTGGCCATGATGGAGAGGCAGATGGTGAACCACCGCGCGTCCCGGTTGGCCAGGATGTAGCCTTCGGCGTCCCGGTGCCCCCGGCCCTTCCACAGCCCGAAGAGGACCACGAAGGCCAGGCACCCGGCGAGGACCGCCCAGTCCAGGGGGCTCACGAGAACACCCGCGAGAAGACCCGCATCAGGACGATGCAGGCCAGCAGGTTCAGGATCACCAGGGCGTAGACCGCCCCCCAGCGCCTGCCGCCCGCCTCGGGGCCGCTCACCGGGCGCCCTTCAGGGCGAGGAGGTTCGCGAAGAGCCGGTAGGCCCCGCCCACCCCCTCCGGCAGCTGGCGGAAGAAGGAGATCCCCGTGTAGACGAAGTGCCCGCGGCCCCAGGGCGCGGCCAGGAGGCCCCCGGCCAGGGGCTTCTCGCCGGTGTCCGAGCAGGCCAGGACGGCGGTGTAGCGCGGGTCCCAGTCCTGGGCGAAGTAGAGGCCGCGCTCCTGGACCCAGCCCTGGAAGTCCGCGGGGCCGATGCGGTTGGGCCCGGCGAGGACCGGGTGGTCCGGGGCGAGGAAGGTGACGGGGGCGTCCTCCTCCGTCACGCGCCCGCGCCCCACGGTGAAGGGATAGGGCCCCAGGGCCGGGGTCACGAGGCCCTGGTCGGTGGCGTAGAGCACGACCTCGGTGCCGCCGGCGGCGACGTAGTCGAGCAGCCGGGTGCGGAGCTGGGCGAGGCGCGGCCGGGTGTTGAAGGCCCGGATGCCCACGACGATGGCGTCGTAGACGGCGAGGTCCGCCGTGGCGAGCTCCTCGTCGGAGAGGAGGTCCACCCGGTACCCCAGGGGCCGGAGCAGGGCCGGGATCTCGTCGCCCGGGCCCATGACGTAGCCGATGCGCGTGCCGCCCTTCTTCAGGTCCAGGCGCGCGACGCGGGCGCCGGCGGGGGTGAGGAGGGTCTGGACCGGGATGTGGGGATGGTCCACGAGGCGCCGGGAGAGGGCCGGGACGGGCCCCGCGCCCGTGTCCACCGTCACGGCCAGGGCGCCGCCGCCGGGGGCGGGCGGCGGGGTGAGGCGGGTCTCGAGGCGGGCCTCGTCCCCCGCGCGGTCCAGGCGCACCTGGAAGGCGGCGGGCTCCGCCGTCCAGCCCGGGGGCGGCGCCAGGCGGACCGTGCCGGCCACGGGGCCCCGCCCGGCGATCACGTCCAGGCGCAGGACCCGGGGGGTCCCGTCCGCGAGGATCTGGACGGGCTCGGCCAGGTTCACCAGGAGGGGCGGCACGACGAGGAAGGGTTCGCGCCGCTCCCCGAGGACGGGGTCCCGGTGGCGGCGCACCACGGGCACGGCGAGGCTGAAGGGGACACCGCCGCTGGACAACCGGAACACCGCCGTGAAGGCGGGGGGCGCTTCGGGCAGGCCGGCCAGGGGCGACGGGGGGGCCGCCGCGCCCGGCGCGGGGGCCGGCGCCGCGTCGGCCGGCACGGCGAGCCTCCGGGTCTCGGAAAAGGGCTGGTTCACCTCCAAAGTCCGCGGCGCCGTGGCGCCTCCGCCCAGATCGATCCCTTCCAGGACGATGCCCGGGGCCAGGCGGGAGAGCACCGTCAGGGTGACGGGGACGGTCTCCCCCGGGGCGGCGCTGGGGCGCTCCACGGTGGCCTCGGCCCACAGCCCCGCCGCGCAGCGGATGGCCTCCGTGAGTTCGGGGCCCTTCACGGCCTTCCAGGGATCCGGGGGCAGCCGGTCCAGGGCCGCCCGGGCCCGCAGGAGCCAGGGCAGCGCGCCGGAGGGGTCCTCCGGCCGGAAGGCTTCCCGGGCCTTGGCCAGGAGCGCGTCCACCTCGCCGCCGCCCGGAACCCGGTTCCAGGTGAGGTCCACGCCCTCCAGCAGATCCCCGGGCGCCTTCTGCCCGTCCAGGGGCTCGAAGGTCTCGGGCCGGGCGCCCCGCACCGGCAGGGCGCCGAAGCCCTGGCTCCGGTGCTGGCTGCGGCTCTCCGCCGCCAGTTCCGCGTAGGACCGGCCCAACAGCGGATCGTAGGCGCCGGGGTCCAGCCGCGTGAAGGTGCCGTCGGGCTGGCCCTCCCGGGGCCGGAAGCTGTTCCAGAGGATGCGGCGGGCCTGCCAGGGCCGGACGTAGGCCAGCTGCTCGGGGAAGGCCGCGGGGTCCGCCGCGGCGCGGAAGGCCTCCAGGGCCAGGATGGCGGAGGCCGTGTGGTGGCCGTGGGTGCCGCCGGGTTCGGGGGTGAAGCGGGTGAGGATCACGTCGGGGCGGACCCGGCGGATGACCCACACCACGTCGGCCAGGGCGGCGTCGTGGCCCCACACGCGCAGGGTCTCGGCCGGGGTCTTGGAGAAGCCGAAATCCACGGCGCGGGTGAACCACTGCTCGGCCCCGTCCACCCGGCGCGCGGCCAGCAATTCCTGGGTCCGGACGGCCGCCAGGGCCTCGCCCAGCTCCGTGCCGATGAGGTTCTGGCCGCCGCCGCCCCGGGTCATGGACAGGTAGGCGGTGCGGACCTTGCGGCCCCGGGCCAGGGCGGCGAGGACCTGGGTGTTCTCGTCGTCGGGGTGGGCGGCCACGTAGAGGACGGTCCCCAGCACCCGAAGGCGGTCGAGCATGCCCTGGAGGGCGGCGCCGTCCGGCAGGGGCGCCGGCTGGGCATTCAGGCCCAGGGTGCCGGCCAGGGCGAGGAGACAGGGGCGGGACACGGAGGGTCGAGGCAGCATCGGGCCTTCCAGGAAGCGAACGGGTACCCGACCAGAATAGTCGGGTACTGTCCGTTTCCCAAGTTCCCGCGGTCGCCGGTTCGTGATTGAATGGCGGTGGCGATGGTGTCCGCCCTGTAACCGCCCCGATGGCTGATGGCGCCTGACTTTTCCCCTGCGGAGGCGGCATGGCGTGGAATTGGCGGGTTGAGCGGACGGTCTGGGACCTGGGCCTGGGCTCCGCCGTGGGGGCCTTGGCGGGCTGTTCGTCAGCGCTCTTTCTCTACTTGCTCGAGCGGGTGATCGCCACCCGGGAGCACCACACCTGGCTCCTCTTCGCCCTCCCCGTCCTGGGGGCGGCTTCCGCTTGGCTGTACCACCGGTGGGGGGGCGAATCGGAGCGGGGCGGCGCCCTCATCCTGGACGAGGTGGTGGATTTCCGCGGGCGGGTGCCTGTGCGCATGGCCCCCCTGGTCCTGGCGGGCACCCTCCTCACGCACCTGGGCGGGGGCAGCGCGGGCCGGGAGGGCACGGCCATCCAGATGGGCGCCGGCCTGGCCACGGGCCTGGGCCGCCTCCGCTGGCGCTGGCTGGGCCTGAACGCCAGCCGCCAGCGCCTCCTCCTCATGGCCGGGGTCTCCGGCGGCTTCGGGGCCCTCTTCGGGACGCCCGCCGCCGGCGCGGTGTTCGGCATGGAGGTCATCACCATCGGCCTGCTGCGCTACGAGGGGCTCCTGGTGTGCGCCGCGGCCAGCTTCGCCGGGGACGGCGTCTGCCGGCTCCTGGGCGCCCACCACGCCCACTGGCGCCCCGCGGCCCCGCCCCTGGACGGGCTCCTCGGCCTGAAGCTCCTGGCCTTCGCGGTGCCGGCGGCCCTGGTGGCCGGAGCCTTCGCGGAGACCACGCACCGCCTCGCGGCCTGGACCCGGGCCCGCCTTCCCCACCCCTGCCTGCGGGCCTTCGCGGGCGGCTGCGCGGTGATCCTCCTGGCCCTCGCCTTCCGGACCCCCGACTACCTGAACCTGGGCACGGTCTGGCTTCCGCGGGTCCTGGACGCGCCCGGGCCGGTCCCGGGCTGGGCCTTCCTCCTGAAGTTCCTCTTCACGGCCGTGACCCTGGGCTTCGGCTTCAAGGGCGGCGAGGTGACGCCCCTGTTCGTCATCGGCGCGCTCCTGGGCGCCGCCCTGGCGCCGGTCCTGGGCATGCCCGTGCCCTTCGCCGCGGCGGTGGGCTACGTCACGGTCTTCGCCGCGGCCAGCAACACCCCCCTGGCCTCCCTCATCATGGGCGTCGAACTGTTCGGGGCGGCCTTCGCGGGCCCCCTCGTCCTCACCTGCTTCCTCGCGTACGTCCTGGTCGGCCACCGCGGCATCTACGGCGGCCACCGGGTGCATACCCCGAAGATGGGCGTCTGAGCCGCCGCGCCAGGGCCGCAGGGGAAACCGCCCGGACAGGGCTCAGGCGGAGAGCGCCTCGGAGGCCCGGGCGCGCTGGCGGGCCCCCGCCTTGCGGGCCTTCTCCACATCGGGCAGGTGCTCCACGGCCCACTTGCACAGGGCGCCCAGGGGCTCGCGCAGGGTCGTCCCCAGCTCGGTCAGGGAGTATTCGGTGCGGGGCGGCACCTCGGGGTAGACGACGCGCTTCACCAGGCCGTCGTGCTCCAGCTTGCGCAGGGTCTGGGTGAGCATCTTCTGGCTGATGCCGCCCACCTCCCGCTGGAGCTCGCCATAGCGGCGGGTGCCCTGGGACAGGAGGTAGATCACGAGGGTGGTCCACTTGTCGGCGATGAGGTCCAGGACCATCCGGGTGGGGCACTGGGGGCTCAGGACGTTGGGAGCGGCGGAACAGGCCTTGCGAACCATGGGGTGCCTACCTTCCATTCAGGTGCCTACTATCCAAAAGAGAGCAGCCATCCTAATTTTGTCCTACGGCCTTGAACGCCGCAACCCACCCCTTGAAAGGAGTGACCGATGACCGCAGCCCTCAGCGCCCAGGATCTGCTCACCGTCCAGAACCGCCGCTACGCCACCAAGAAGTTCGAGACGACCCCCATCCCCGCCGAGACCTGGGCCGCCCTCGAGGCCTCCCTCGTGCTCACCCCCAGCTCCTTCGGGCTCCAGCCCTGGAAGTTCCTCGTGGTCTCCGACCCCGCGGTCCGCGCGAAGCTCAAGGAGGCCTCCTGGGGCCAGGCCCAGGTGGAGGAGGCCAGCCACCTCGTAGTCTTCCTCGCCAAGGACACCCTGAGCGCCGAGGACGTCCAGCACTTCATCGCGCGCATCGCCGAAGTCCGGGGCGTGGCTCCCGAGAGCCTGGCCGGGTACCGCGACATGATGGTGGGCACCCTGGTGACCGGCCCCCGCGCCGCCCACATCCAGGAATGGGCCACCCGCCAGGTCTACATCGCCCTGGGCAACTTCATGACCAGCGCCGCCCTCCTGGGCGTGGACACCTGCCCCATGGAAGGCCTGGACCCCGCCCGCTACGACGAGATCCTGGGCCTGGCCGGCACGGGCTACCACACCGTCTGCGCCTGCCCTGCCGGTTACCGGTCCGGCGACGACAAGTACGCCGCCCTGGCCAAGGTCCGCTTCCCCGTGGAAGAGATCGTCGTCCACCGCTGAGCCGTCCCGGGGGGCGGTCCGGGTTCTGCGTCCCCCGCTTCTGGGCCAGAATGGGGGCATGGGAGAACCCTACTATCTCCGGAATTTCCAGACCGTCCTCTCGGACGTGGAAGGCCGGTACGGGGATCTCCTCACCCCGGACGAGGCGGCCCGGCTGGCCGGGTTCAGGGAGCTGGATCCGGAGGCGCGGATGTTGTTCGTGCGCCTCCTTACCCGCAAGGGGCCCTGGATCCGGCGGGACGCCTTGGCCTACGCGGAGATCGGCGACCTGCCCGGCGCCCTCGGGCGCCTGGAGGCCGCCGGCCTCTGCCAGACCGAGACCGGGGCCACGCCCGCCGACCTGACCGCCCTCCTGCGCCGGGACGAACTGGCGGCGCGCCTGCGGGCGGCAGGGCTCCCCTGTCCGGCCCGGGCCAGCCGGGACGCCCTGGCGGACCAGCTGCTGGCCTCGGCGCCGGAGGCGGCCGGCCTTCCCGCCGTGGCCCTCCGGGACCGGGCCTGGGCCGACCTGGCCCTCCTGCTCTTCTTCGGGAACCGGGAACAGGGCCTCGCGGACTTCGTCATGGCCGACCTGGGCCACGTGCGGTACGAGGCCTACCCCCTGGACCCCGCGGGCCGGGCCTTCCGCACCCGGGCCGAGGTGGAGGCCCTCTGCTCCCTGGAGGCCCTGCGGGACGCCCTCGAGGCCGGGGAGGACCTGGCGGGGCCCACCGGGGCCCTGCTCGCCATGGAGGCCTGCCCCGGCCTCCGCGCAGGCCGGCGCCACCGGCGGCTCCTGAACGAGGCGGGCCGGGCCTGGGAGCGCCTGGGCCGGGAGGAGGCCGCCCTGGCCTGCTACGGCCGGAGCGGGCTGCCCCCGGCCCGGGAGCGCGTCGCCCGGATCCACCTGGCCGCGGCGCGCTGGCCCGAGGCCGCCGAAGCGGCCCTGGCCATGGCCCGCGCCCCCCTGGATCCCGGGGAGGCCCGGGCGGCGCGCCGGATCCTCGCGCGCCTCGCCCGGCACGAACCCGCCGCCGCCGCGTGGCTCGCGGCCCATCCCCCCCCGCCGGCCCCGGCCGAGCTGCGCCTGACGGTCCCGCGCCATCCCTCGGGCCTGCCGGAGCAGGCCGCCCTGGCCGCGGCGCCGGACTGGCGGGGCTGGCACACCGAGAACGTCCTCTGGAACGCCCTCTTCGGGCTGGCCTTCTGGGACGTGGTCTTCGCGCCGGTGCCGGGCGCCTTCTTCCACCCCTTCCAGGCCGGCCCCGCGGACCTCCGCAGCCCGGCCTTCGCGGAGGCCCGGCGGGAGCTGCTGGCGGCG
Encoded here:
- a CDS encoding pyridoxal phosphate-dependent aminotransferase, which translates into the protein MKLNARAAGAGLSPTMAAAARPSRHPDPIDLTVGEPEGPPPPEVREAAARAALEGRARYGPVQGLPRLRELLARDLSARDGVARDPDDVLVTAGGKPAILDALRCVLEPGDEVLIPLPAWPTFRDQVAWAGGIPVAVGPDPGLLPAPGALAAAATPRTRAVILNQPCNPTGRVWDAPRLAELATLARDRDLLVIADQVYGTLTLDGPERPLLRAHPELADRTLVVESFSKRFAMTGYRLGCAAGPRALVRAMTALASTSVTHASMLAQHAGIAALALDGTWEAAVRDGLRLRRDRFQAGLAALPGLTCQRPEGALYLFPGVGAWMADHGVATDGELADRLRDAAGVKVLPGTPFGAPGHLRISLAAPLPDLDRALARLTDFFRNAPAG
- a CDS encoding transglycosylase domain-containing protein, producing the protein MACRPWFLLFLAVTAWGQDPIARFPQLPPGTASITVMDRQGRFVGRIQPSRRTWVTLDRIPAFLRQALLAVEDARFYEHGGIDLKGIARALVRDVTHGRMAEGGSTITQQLIKNRFLSNERTLDRKLQEARMAMDFEKKYSKDQILEMYFNEIYFGNGAWGLAQAARLYFDKNPEALTEAECLLLAGVPKNPGRYNPLGKPADVALRRDVVLKRLEELGYVSAARKQDFWRHPAAVQPLPQAPSYLAQVRAQLATELGEDAVERGGLEVFAALDLELQKAAERTLREGVKRLSPDLQGALVALDPLTGDVLAAVGDAEGQARSLNRAFTSRRQPGSAIKPLLYATAVDQGLTATSRWNDDPVAYPGAGGRPWKPRNFAGEHLEDPTLAEALAHSSNVVAVKVLDRVGLPAFVEAAGRMGLPLRAANGLSLALGTSEVTLKDLVQAYTPLANPGNLAQARTILRTHDLRTGAWVEHAPSVQAVFNPAACFVTAWMMQDVLLHGTAKALRTFAQEHPCAGKTGTTEDQQDAWFVGFTPHLAAGVWVGFDRPRPGGRGFTGGAVAAPIWERFMRKAVGHAEPEPFQAPEGAVQVTVDPASGQVATDACPATAEAWFVAGTEPQTPCPLHAPQAPETQPVP
- a CDS encoding FAD-dependent oxidoreductase, with amino-acid sequence MEDRDGQSVSLWMEGPAPAPPVLAADLDTDVCVIGAGIAGLTTAYQLGRAGRAVTVLDEGLPGRRQTWRTTAHLASAVDDRFVELERLHGAEGARLAADSHASAIDHIGRIVVQERIPCGFRRLPGYLFLAPGGPPDLLDQELVAARRAGLEVDKVPRLPMAGFDPGACLRFARQGQLDPVAYMAGLAAGILRDGGHLWSGAHVIAVEGGDPARVRTATGPTVTARAVVVATNTPINDRYAIHTKQAPYRTYAISARIPPGALEAALYWDTGDPYHYVRLRGDGTGEDVLIVGGEDHKTGQQGDGTGPYDRLEAWARVRFPTLGPVDHRWSGQVLEPVDGLAYIGRNPLDAPNVYIATGDSGMGMTHGTIAGLLITDLIVGLPNPWAPLYDPARKTLRAASVFTRENANAALQFAAWVTPGEVPGEEVIPPGEGAVVRRGLSKVAVYRDPEGSAHACSAVCPHLGGIVAWNPGEHTWDCPCHGSRFSALGEVLNGPALSGLAPAPLR
- the metK gene encoding methionine adenosyltransferase; its protein translation is MSHEFLFTSESVSEGHPDKVSDQISDAVLDAVLAQDPRSRVAAETLCNTGLVVMAGEITTDAVVDYIQVARNVIRDIGYDNTDYGIDYRGCAVMVCYDKQSQDISQGVSEGQGLDKEQGAGDQGLMFGYACDETDVLMPAAIHYAHRLMERQAALRKSGRLPWLRPDAKSQVTLRYVDGRPVSARSIVLSTQHAPELEHAVIREAVIEEIIKPVMPAEWLKDTEYLVNPTGRFVIGGPQGDCGLTGRKIIVDTYGGMAPHGGGAFSGKDPSKVDRSAAYAARYVAKNIVAAGLASRCEIQVAYAIGVARPVSVMVTTFGTGKVDDAVLERLVAEHFDLSPKGIIRSLDLLRPIYRQTASYGHFGRIGDFPWEKTDKAGLLADAVKR